One region of Polynucleobacter sp. SHI8 genomic DNA includes:
- the pdxJ gene encoding pyridoxine 5'-phosphate synthase encodes MTSNIIELGINIDHVATLRNARGTAYPDPIRAAIEAEAAGADLITLHLREDRRHIKDEDLFRLRPLIQTRMNLECAITSEMIDIACQVKPHDVCLVPEKRQEVTTEGGLDVLGQLKTVEAAVKQLQKSGIRVSLFIDPDAQVLEAVKSIGVGVVELHTGRYADAGPEQGDMELDRIVRAAYYGHELGLRVNAGHGLNEANVIPIAKIQTLAELNIGHAIVAQAIFKGWKTAIADMKSLMLTARSQESTWS; translated from the coding sequence ATGACATCCAACATCATTGAACTCGGTATCAATATTGATCACGTTGCTACATTGCGCAATGCAAGGGGAACAGCGTATCCTGATCCGATTCGAGCGGCGATCGAAGCAGAAGCAGCTGGTGCAGACTTAATTACCTTACATTTACGTGAAGATCGACGCCATATTAAAGACGAAGATTTATTTCGGCTAAGACCCTTGATTCAGACGCGGATGAACTTAGAGTGTGCCATTACCAGTGAGATGATTGATATTGCTTGTCAAGTCAAGCCTCATGATGTTTGTTTGGTTCCAGAAAAACGTCAAGAAGTGACCACCGAGGGTGGGTTGGATGTACTTGGGCAACTTAAAACTGTTGAAGCTGCTGTCAAGCAGCTCCAAAAGAGTGGGATTCGGGTGTCATTATTCATTGATCCTGATGCACAAGTATTAGAAGCAGTAAAGAGCATTGGTGTTGGTGTGGTGGAATTGCATACCGGTCGTTATGCTGATGCAGGCCCTGAGCAAGGGGACATGGAGTTAGACAGAATTGTGCGGGCAGCGTATTACGGACATGAATTAGGTCTCAGAGTGAATGCCGGCCATGGCTTAAACGAAGCGAATGTGATTCCCATTGCAAAGATACAAACGCTTGCTGAGCTCAATATTGGCCATGCGATCGTGGCGCAGGCCATCTTTAAAGGTTGGAAGACTGCCATTGCTGATATGAAATCCTTAATGCTGACAGCCCGCTCACAGGAGTCAACATGGTCGTAG